Proteins from a single region of Theileria parva strain Muguga chromosome 1, complete sequence, whole genome shotgun sequence:
- the ATPC gene encoding ATP synthase F1 subunit gamma, protein MSYFSKGLSTFRPISNTCFSYNKLGLNDLNCIQTRNFGSGDIQAVAARIKSVKSIQKITKAMKMVAASKLRADQRRLEIGRPFSQPSQDVLNLLPISTTETGHKDTALVIMASDKGLCGGINSSVAKATRNLLQNVDSQSSAYSLYIIGEKARSALQRNYQKMFKNVFTELTKTPFNYAKAAYIAELLRNGNHDNIKIIYNHFKSVISYETKVLDVLTWKQYSLMNKRELNVFETEPDIGKFYPDFYEFYLTSCIYGCMLDSLASEQSARMSAMDNASSNATDMLSKLTLKYNRARQSKITLELIEIISGANAL, encoded by the exons ATGTCTTACTTTTCTAAGGGGCTTTCCACATTTAGGCCAATTTCTAACACCTGTTTCAGCTATAACAAACTTGGCCTTAATGACTTAAACTGTATACAGACCCGTAATTTTGGAAGCGGTGACATCCAGGCAGTTGCCGCAAGGATTAAATCTGTGAAGTCAATTCAGAAg ATTACTAAGGCAATGAAGATGGTTGCAGCCTCAAAGCTTAGAGCCGATCAGAGAAGACTTGAAATAGGACGCCCTTTTTCTCAACCTTCACAA GATGTGTTGAACTTACTTCCAATCTCAACTACAGAAACGGGCCATAAGGACACAGCCCTGGTAATAATGGCCTCAG atAAGGGTTTGTGTGGTGGCATTAACTCTTCAGTCGCCAAGGCTACACGTAATTTGCTTCAAAACGTTGACTCACAGTCGTCAGCGTAttctttatatattatCGGAGAGAAGGCGAGAAGCGCCCTTCAGAGAAACTATCAAAAAATGTTCAAAAACGTATTCACTGAGCTTACCAAGACGCCATTTAACTATGCAAAAGCAGCGTACATTGCAGAGCTTCTTCGTAAC GGGAACCATGacaatattaaaattatttataatcatTTCAAATCAGTAATAAGCTACGAAACTAAAGTGCTGGATGTGTTAACTTGGAAACAATACTCTCTG ATGAATAAACGAGAATTAAACGTGTTTGAGACTGAGCCGGATATAGGGAAATTTTATCCTGATTTTTACGAGTTCTATTTGACCTCCTGTATCTATGGCTGTATGCTTGACTCTCTTGCATCAGAGCAATCTGCCAGAATGTCAGCCATGGACAACGCATCCTCAAACGCCACAGACATGCTGAGTAAACTAACTCTAAAGTATAACAGAGCCCGACAGTCCAAGATCACCCTGGAACTAATAGAAATCATCTCAGGAGCCAACGCTCTTTAA
- the RpS16 gene encoding Ribosomal protein S9/S16 encodes MVSTSSKNQKVQTFGRKKRAVCVALCTSGTGVVRVNGRPLDLLEPVTLRTKALESLYIVGKKRLSKLDLRLRVRGGGFTSQVYAIRQAMSKAVVAYYQKYVDEASKKKLVDELVSYDRSLLIADSRRCEPKKFGGPGARARYQKSYR; translated from the coding sequence aTGGTATCGACTTCATCTAAGAACCAGAAGGTTCAAACATTCGGACGCAAGAAGCGCGCTGTATGTGTCGCTTTATGTACCAGCGGCACTGGAGTGGTCCGTGTAAATGGAAGGCCTTTGGATTTATTAGAGCCGGTTACTCTACGCACAAAGGCTCTTGAGTCTCTTTATATAGTTGGTAAGAAGCGCTTGAGCAAGTTGGATCTGAGGCTCCGTGTTCGTGGTGGTGGTTTTACATCTCAGGTTTACGCAATCAGGCAGGCTATGTCCAAGGCTGTTGTCGCCTATTATCAGAAGTATGTTGATGAGGCCTCAAAGAAGAAGTTGGTGGACGAGCTCGTCAGCTACGACCGTTCACTCTTGATCGCTGATTCTCGCCGCTGCGAACCAAAGAAATTCGGAGGTCCTGGCGCTCGTGCACGTTACCAGAAATCTTATCGTTAA
- the SMU1 gene encoding WD domain G-beta repeat protein — protein sequence MDRNIGVSSDDVVKLILQYLKENNLKKTLLMMQEETGVSLNSVSNLEVLISDAQMGRWSQVLETIDTMKLSQDTLFKLYDQIVRELVDLKETKLALLLMENCAPLVSMQKSDPDNYRRLLELCKNRPSDSKEIYAGISTDASHHHLTKERKRNIVAEALSKDIEHVPQSRLLALLGMALKWQNHVGILPPGEKFDVFKNISKMSDEAPEYVKNISKIIKFAENSHPECVVFTPNGQYLISGSSDGFIEVWNWSLGVLDTELSYQANDHFMLHETLITCLAVSRDSEVLASGDQKGNIKIWKIDTGECLKTMNNSHKGAVTCATFSRDSSCLLTGSFDSLARIHGLKSGKPLKEFRGHTSIVNTVVYSMDGTRVITGSSDGFVKVWDTRTCECLKSFAAFIQRENDDRDGPLISKSVNTILNLSTAGQSEMFLVCSKSPVLKLFNMNGSCSREFTHEDIENVCFLDVSVSKKFEWLYALGDDDQVYCFNFKSGSLDNVLKVHDKEAIGLVHHPYNSLLASWGLDRTIKILCP from the exons ATGGATCGAAACATTGGTGTGTCTAGTGACGA TGTTGTGAAATTAATTCTGCAATATCTGAAAGAAAACAACTTAAAGAAAACTCTACTTATGATGCAAGAGGAGACCGGAGTTTCTTTAAACAGTGTTTCAAACTTGGAAGTTTTAATTTCTGACGCACAAATGGGTAGATGGAGTCAAGTTTTAGAGACAATAGACACAATGAAATTATCGCAGgatacattatttaagcTATACGACCAG ATTGTGAGGGAACTGGTTGATTTGAAGGAAACCAAGCTGGCATTACTTTTAATGGAGAACTGTGCTCCCCTGGTTTCAATGCAAAAAAGTGACCCTGACAACTATAGAAGATTGTTGGAATTGTGCAAGAACAGACCAAGTGATTCAAAGGAAATTTACGCAGGAATATCAACTGACGCATCTCACCACCATCTGACTAAAGAAAGGAAAAGAAACATTGTAGCGGAAG CTCTTTCTAAGGATATAGAACACGTACCACAGTCTAGACTACTTGCCTTGTTGGGAATGGCGCTGAAATGGCAAAATCATGTAGGAATATTACCCCCTGGAGAGAAATTCGACGTCTTTAAAAACATTTCTAAAATGTCAGACGAAGCACCCGAATATGTTAAAAACATTAGTAAAATCATTAAG TTTGCCGAGAATTCACATCCTGAGTGTGTAGTTTTTACTCCAAACGGTCAATACTTGATTTCTGG TTCCTCGGATGGATTTATCGAAGTTTGGAACTGGAGTTTGGGAGTTTTGGATACTGAATTGTCATACCAGGCAAAT GACCATTTCATGTTACATGAAACCTTAATAACATGTTTGGCAGTTAGTAGAGACTCAGAAGTTCTTGCAAGTGGTGACCAGAAGGGTAATATAAAG ATATGGAAAATTGATACTGGCGAATGCCTAAAAACCATGAATAATTCACACAAAGGAG CCGTAACATGCGCCACATTCAGTAGGGATTCATCCTGTCTTTTGACTGGGTCTTTCGACTCACTTGCAAG GATTCATGGGCTAAAGTCGGGAAAGCCACTGAAGGAGTTTAGAGGCCATACATCCATAGTAAACACAGTGGTTTATTCaa tgGATGGAACTAGAGTTATCACAGGCTCGAGCGACGGATTTGTGAAGGTCTGGGATACAAGGACCTGTGAATGCCTAAAATCATTTGCAGCCTTCATACAGCGCGAAAACGATGACAGAGACGGCCCTTTGATATCAAAATCAGTCAACACAATACTAAATTTAAGCACAGCG GGTCAAAGTGAAATGTTCCTGGTGTGCTCAAAATCGCCAGTTCTGAAGCTTTTTAACATGAACGGAAGTTGTTCAAGGGAATTTACACACGAAGATATCGAAAACGTTTGCTTCCTGGATGTTTCAG tGTCGAAGAAATTTGAATGGCTTTACGCTCTGGGAGATGATGATCAGGTTTATTGCTTCAACTTCAAATCAGGAAGTTTAGATAATGTTCTCAAG GTCCACGACAAGGAGGCTATTGGTCTTGTACATCACCCATATAACTCATTACTGGCATCTTGGGGACTAGATCGcacaattaaaatattatgtccctaa